A section of the Microbacterium forte genome encodes:
- a CDS encoding FAD-dependent oxidoreductase, whose amino-acid sequence MSDSMEVAVIGGGVMGLATAWELARRGLKPVVFDRFARGHHQGASHGATRNFNNAYDEEHYLDLLVRAREGWNALGQVDGEPLLRLHGLVTHGDVDVAVIERRLIDRGIHAETLTAGEASSRWSGMRFGDDVLFSRDAGVARASAALGELERRIVAAGGEVRWETPVARIEETDEGVDIMLSEERMRADVAVVTVGAWTERMLPGIRLPRLEVTEEFPAHFRPRGDDVWPSFNHYVDPDLHPATVYGMPTPGEGVKVGFHRVGDVVDPDARPHAVTHAGALADYVREWMPGLDPASAVPVSCTYTSTDDSAFVLDRRGRIVVGAGFSGHGFKFAPGVGATLADLALDPTALAAAPFRLS is encoded by the coding sequence ATGTCGGATTCGATGGAGGTCGCCGTCATCGGCGGCGGCGTGATGGGCCTCGCGACCGCGTGGGAGCTCGCCCGGCGAGGGCTGAAGCCTGTCGTGTTCGACCGTTTCGCCCGCGGACACCACCAGGGGGCCTCGCACGGCGCGACACGCAACTTCAACAACGCCTACGACGAAGAGCACTACCTCGACCTGCTCGTGCGCGCGCGTGAGGGGTGGAATGCCCTGGGGCAGGTCGACGGCGAGCCGCTGCTGCGCCTCCATGGCCTCGTGACCCACGGCGATGTCGACGTCGCCGTGATCGAGCGGCGTCTGATCGATCGCGGCATCCACGCCGAGACGCTGACGGCCGGCGAGGCATCGTCTCGCTGGTCGGGCATGCGCTTCGGCGATGATGTGCTGTTCTCCCGCGATGCCGGTGTCGCCCGTGCATCCGCCGCGCTGGGTGAACTCGAACGACGCATCGTGGCCGCGGGAGGCGAGGTGCGCTGGGAGACCCCGGTGGCGCGCATCGAGGAGACCGACGAGGGCGTCGACATCATGCTGTCCGAAGAGCGGATGCGGGCAGACGTCGCCGTCGTCACGGTCGGCGCCTGGACAGAGCGGATGCTGCCCGGCATCCGCCTGCCTCGGCTGGAGGTCACCGAGGAGTTCCCCGCGCACTTCCGCCCCAGAGGGGACGACGTGTGGCCGTCGTTCAATCACTACGTCGACCCCGACCTCCACCCGGCGACGGTCTACGGCATGCCGACGCCCGGCGAGGGCGTCAAGGTCGGCTTCCACCGCGTGGGCGACGTCGTCGACCCCGATGCCCGTCCGCACGCGGTCACGCACGCGGGGGCTCTCGCGGACTACGTGCGCGAGTGGATGCCGGGTCTCGACCCGGCATCCGCCGTTCCCGTCAGCTGCACCTACACCTCGACGGATGACAGCGCCTTCGTGCTCGATCGGCGCGGACGGATCGTGGTGGGTGCAGGCTTCTCGGGTCACGGGTTCAAGTTCGCACCGGGGGTCGGCGCGACGCTCGCAGACCTGGCGCTGGACCCGACGGCACTCGCGGCTGCGCCCTTCCGCCTGTCCTGA
- a CDS encoding ABC-F family ATP-binding cassette domain-containing protein: MGYIDVAGVSLTLPDGRPLLDETTFRVGAGSTSALIGPNGAGKTTLLRIIRGDQAADAGVVTIDGGLGVMDQFVGHGEAGQTVHELLVRVAPRRIRQAAVALEAAEDALIERDEHDTQMAYATAIAEYADAGGYEHETVWDQCTVAALGVPYERARFRDLTTLSGGEQKRLALEALLRGPDEVLLLDEPDNYLDVPTKRWLEEQLRQTPKTVLLVSHDRELLARAVDRLITLEPGGAGASAWVHGGGFATYHQARSDRMDRLDELRRRWDEQHEKLRTLVANLKVKASANDGFASRYQAAQTRLRKFEEAGPPEERPPAQDFDMRLRGARTGKRAVVAQRLELSGLMRPFDAEVWYGDRVAVLGSNGSGKSHFLRLLASGGSDPDPSLGHVTSTGEQLAPVDHSGRATLGARVVPGLFAQTHAHPEFVGRTLLEILHRGDERRAGMPRDAASSALDRYGLVRQAQQAFESLSGGQQARFQVLLLELSGATLLLLDEPTDNLDIESAEALEDALQRFEGTVLAVTHDRWFARSFDRFLVFGSDGEVYESDAPVWDERRVARAR; this comes from the coding sequence GTGGGATACATAGATGTTGCAGGGGTCTCGCTGACCCTTCCTGACGGCAGACCGCTGTTGGACGAGACGACGTTCCGCGTCGGAGCCGGTTCGACGAGCGCGCTCATCGGACCCAACGGGGCAGGCAAGACGACGCTGCTCCGCATCATCCGAGGCGATCAGGCCGCAGACGCCGGGGTCGTGACGATCGACGGCGGGCTCGGTGTGATGGATCAGTTCGTCGGCCACGGCGAGGCCGGCCAGACCGTTCACGAACTGCTCGTGAGAGTGGCGCCTCGGCGCATCCGTCAGGCGGCGGTGGCTCTCGAGGCGGCGGAGGACGCGCTGATCGAACGGGATGAGCACGACACCCAGATGGCCTACGCGACGGCGATCGCGGAGTACGCGGACGCCGGCGGGTACGAGCACGAGACCGTGTGGGATCAGTGCACGGTCGCCGCTCTCGGCGTGCCCTACGAGCGTGCGCGGTTCCGCGACCTCACGACGCTGTCGGGCGGCGAGCAGAAGCGGCTCGCTCTGGAGGCGCTGCTGCGCGGACCGGACGAGGTGCTGCTGCTCGACGAGCCCGACAACTACCTCGACGTGCCCACGAAGCGCTGGCTCGAGGAGCAGCTGAGACAGACGCCGAAGACCGTGCTGCTCGTCTCGCACGATCGGGAGCTGCTGGCGCGGGCGGTCGACCGCCTGATCACTCTCGAACCCGGCGGTGCCGGTGCTTCGGCATGGGTGCACGGTGGCGGGTTCGCAACCTACCACCAGGCGCGCAGCGACCGCATGGACAGGCTCGACGAGCTCCGCCGTCGGTGGGACGAGCAGCATGAGAAGCTGCGCACCCTCGTCGCGAACCTCAAGGTCAAGGCATCGGCGAACGACGGGTTCGCGTCGCGGTATCAGGCGGCGCAGACCCGTCTGCGCAAGTTCGAGGAGGCGGGCCCGCCGGAGGAGCGGCCGCCGGCTCAGGACTTCGACATGCGACTGCGCGGAGCACGCACCGGCAAACGCGCGGTGGTCGCGCAGCGGCTCGAGCTCAGCGGCCTGATGCGGCCGTTCGATGCCGAGGTCTGGTACGGCGATCGGGTGGCGGTGCTCGGGTCGAACGGCTCGGGCAAGTCGCACTTCCTCCGCCTGCTCGCGAGCGGAGGCAGCGACCCGGATCCGTCGCTGGGCCACGTGACATCCACGGGGGAGCAGCTGGCTCCCGTCGATCACAGCGGGCGGGCCACGCTCGGCGCGCGCGTCGTGCCGGGGCTGTTCGCCCAGACGCATGCGCATCCGGAATTCGTCGGCCGCACTCTGCTCGAGATCCTGCACAGAGGCGACGAGCGGCGAGCGGGGATGCCGAGGGACGCAGCCAGCTCGGCGCTCGACCGGTACGGACTCGTCCGCCAGGCGCAGCAGGCCTTCGAATCGCTCTCCGGCGGGCAGCAGGCGCGGTTCCAGGTGCTGCTGCTCGAGCTCTCCGGCGCGACGCTGCTGCTGCTCGACGAGCCGACGGACAACCTCGACATCGAGTCGGCGGAGGCCCTTGAAGACGCCCTGCAGCGCTTCGAGGGAACCGTGCTCGCGGTCACCCACGATCGCTGGTTCGCGCGCTCGTTCGACCGGTTCCTCGTGTTCGGGTCAGACGGAGAGGTGTACGAGTCCGACGCTCCGGTGTGGGATGAGCGTCGGGTGGCGCGGGCGCGCTGA
- a CDS encoding sensor histidine kinase has product MTPTSTVQQSMERSWRRYFDNPTPLMKQGPTAIAVAIAAVLMWTVPGIPVTDTAVAIFGLVTIAAVTALAAVLSVRGVYEGWIVMLIPMIDIVALGAIRTGTGGPASLFSSFVLLPVVWIAAAPGRRQVLIVGVLSSIALVMPNLIDPPEAPADWLRGVIGPLVFATVGAIVNELSRQQRLRTTQAEAHVVERTAALAANEEILEQLKSSEQQYRALSESFTSLWNSITGQAVIATDNHGTITAWNPGAVRLLGMEVPDALAAVQIDRFFPSHALAPFVPEHGPTPGDELHPGLRALFDDADAGLPVDSHIDVAREGGSTVPARVTVTPYQDSDGSRHGYLLVITDETRAVEVARMKDEFVGMISHELRTPLSAIIGFLDLLQNDPAQPLTSDQQEFVDIIERNAQRLLNLVGDLLFTAQVESGRFPLERREADVAELVRSAVASSGPHAQRQGIEILAEVPTSPVLMTVDSGRIGQALDNLLSNAIKFTAAGGRVTASLREVDGAVELAVRDTGVGIPEDEQGMLFTRFFRASTATRNAVPGVGLGLTITRAIVLAHGGSMDVTSREGVGTEFRMLLPVAPRTEAIQVVGRRS; this is encoded by the coding sequence ATGACTCCGACCAGCACCGTGCAGCAGTCGATGGAGCGCAGCTGGCGCCGCTACTTCGACAACCCGACGCCGCTGATGAAGCAGGGGCCGACGGCGATCGCGGTCGCCATCGCGGCCGTGCTCATGTGGACCGTCCCGGGGATCCCGGTGACGGACACAGCAGTCGCGATCTTCGGGCTCGTCACCATCGCCGCCGTCACAGCGCTTGCGGCCGTGCTCTCGGTGCGAGGTGTGTACGAGGGCTGGATCGTGATGCTCATCCCGATGATCGACATCGTCGCACTGGGAGCCATCCGGACCGGCACCGGAGGGCCGGCATCGCTCTTCTCCTCCTTCGTCCTCCTCCCCGTGGTCTGGATCGCCGCCGCTCCCGGTCGCAGGCAGGTCCTCATCGTGGGGGTCCTCTCGTCGATCGCCCTGGTCATGCCGAACCTCATCGACCCGCCGGAGGCCCCGGCCGATTGGCTGCGCGGTGTGATCGGTCCGCTGGTCTTCGCGACGGTGGGGGCCATCGTCAACGAGCTGTCGCGCCAGCAGCGTCTTCGCACCACCCAGGCCGAGGCCCACGTCGTCGAGCGCACGGCGGCCCTGGCGGCCAACGAGGAGATCCTCGAGCAGCTGAAGTCGAGCGAGCAGCAGTACCGCGCGCTCTCCGAGTCCTTCACGAGCCTGTGGAACTCGATCACCGGACAGGCCGTCATCGCCACCGACAACCACGGAACCATCACGGCCTGGAATCCGGGCGCTGTGCGGCTGCTCGGCATGGAGGTGCCCGACGCGCTCGCCGCGGTGCAGATCGACCGGTTCTTCCCCTCGCACGCGCTCGCCCCGTTCGTCCCCGAGCATGGGCCGACGCCGGGCGATGAGCTCCACCCCGGGCTGCGCGCACTCTTCGACGATGCTGACGCCGGGCTGCCGGTGGATTCGCACATCGACGTGGCGAGGGAGGGCGGGTCGACGGTCCCCGCCCGTGTCACCGTCACCCCCTATCAGGACTCCGACGGTTCGCGACATGGCTACCTGCTGGTGATCACGGACGAGACCCGGGCGGTCGAGGTCGCACGCATGAAGGACGAGTTCGTCGGGATGATCTCGCACGAGCTGCGCACACCGCTGAGCGCGATCATCGGATTCCTCGACCTCCTGCAGAACGATCCGGCCCAGCCGCTCACGTCGGATCAGCAGGAGTTCGTCGACATCATCGAGCGCAACGCGCAGCGGCTGCTGAATCTCGTCGGCGACCTGCTCTTCACCGCCCAGGTCGAGTCCGGTCGCTTCCCGCTCGAACGCCGAGAAGCCGACGTCGCCGAGCTGGTGCGCAGCGCCGTCGCGTCTTCGGGGCCGCACGCGCAGCGGCAGGGCATCGAGATCCTCGCCGAGGTCCCGACGAGTCCGGTGCTGATGACCGTGGATTCGGGACGTATCGGGCAGGCCCTCGACAATCTGCTGTCGAACGCGATCAAGTTCACCGCTGCGGGAGGGCGGGTGACCGCGAGCCTGCGCGAGGTCGACGGAGCCGTCGAGCTCGCGGTGCGCGACACCGGCGTGGGGATCCCCGAAGACGAGCAGGGCATGCTGTTCACCCGGTTCTTCCGCGCGTCGACCGCGACCCGGAACGCGGTGCCCGGCGTCGGGCTGGGGCTCACGATCACTCGGGCGATCGTGCTCGCCCACGGCGGCTCGATGGATGTGACGAGCAGGGAGGGCGTCGGCACCGAGTTCCGGATGCTTCTCCCGGTGGCGCCCCGCACCGAGGCAATCCAGGTGGTCGGCCGTCGCTCCTGA
- a CDS encoding response regulator: MTARPLALVVEDSADQTALLKRYLDREGFDVFAAADAETAIAAFATISPAVTVLDLLLPGISGTELARLIKTRFPDCFLIVSSVLDVADYPDADAALPKPIIGADLRALLREATR; this comes from the coding sequence ATGACCGCGCGGCCGCTGGCCCTCGTGGTCGAGGACAGCGCAGACCAGACGGCGCTGCTGAAGCGCTACCTCGACCGCGAGGGGTTCGACGTGTTCGCAGCGGCGGATGCCGAGACGGCGATCGCTGCGTTCGCGACGATCTCTCCGGCCGTCACGGTGCTCGACCTGCTGCTCCCCGGCATCAGCGGGACGGAGCTGGCGCGTCTCATCAAGACCCGCTTCCCCGACTGCTTCCTCATCGTGAGCTCGGTGCTCGACGTCGCGGACTACCCCGACGCCGATGCCGCGCTTCCCAAGCCGATCATCGGTGCGGATCTGCGAGCGCTCCTGCGAGAAGCGACACGATGA
- a CDS encoding glycosyltransferase family 2 protein: MEGSLMPELNWVETVVVVFLLLCVLVGTLPVINTGLQFLVLPIHAFRNHYGKAAPHHPRIAVLIPAWNEGLVLGQAIERLTQLEYPADRLRIFVIDDASTDDTPEVVAAKAAAYPGRVVHLRRDKGGEGKAHTLNHGLDIVLADEWTEAVLIMDADVIFARDSLRKMSRHLADEKVGAVTAYIAEGSRDRNYLTRFIAIEYVIGQLSARRTQNVGGAIACLAGGAQLHSRANLEAIGGRIPTGTLAEDTMTTFEGQLAGRRMVFEPHAVVLAEEPRTIDSLWKQRLRWARGNVQLTSIYRHLWFRPSRVHNLGSFAFGLAWFTILLLPAFMILAATALLVLLVLHSDIAEFVFRFMWISAACIYLYSMLYAVQLDGRIGRQSWREALMFPGLGALILMAIALFPWLFEAGLSDLGIAVTDETRFTWAVIFYLWGPISMLGIWLARAVERLPGGRFFAGLLLYVCGYGSLLCAITVDSYIKEWRHADAAWIKTEKIGRVDS; this comes from the coding sequence ATGGAGGGCTCGCTGATGCCCGAGCTGAACTGGGTCGAGACCGTCGTCGTCGTGTTCCTGCTCCTCTGCGTGCTGGTCGGAACGCTGCCTGTCATCAACACGGGCCTGCAGTTCCTCGTGCTCCCGATCCATGCCTTCCGCAACCACTACGGCAAGGCAGCTCCGCACCACCCCCGCATCGCCGTGCTGATCCCCGCCTGGAACGAGGGGCTCGTGCTCGGGCAGGCGATCGAACGCCTCACGCAGCTGGAGTACCCGGCCGACCGGCTGCGGATCTTCGTCATCGACGATGCGTCGACCGATGACACCCCGGAGGTGGTCGCGGCGAAGGCTGCGGCGTACCCCGGACGCGTCGTGCACCTGCGTCGCGACAAGGGCGGCGAGGGCAAGGCGCACACGCTGAATCACGGGCTCGACATCGTGCTCGCGGACGAGTGGACCGAAGCGGTCCTGATCATGGACGCCGACGTGATCTTTGCGCGGGACTCGCTGCGGAAGATGAGCCGGCACCTGGCCGACGAGAAGGTCGGGGCCGTCACGGCCTACATCGCCGAGGGCAGCCGCGACCGCAACTACCTCACCCGGTTCATCGCGATCGAGTATGTCATCGGACAGCTCTCGGCCCGGCGCACCCAGAACGTCGGGGGAGCGATCGCGTGCCTGGCCGGCGGCGCGCAGCTGCATTCGCGGGCGAACCTCGAAGCCATCGGCGGTCGGATCCCGACCGGCACGCTCGCCGAAGACACGATGACGACGTTCGAGGGTCAGCTGGCGGGGCGCCGTATGGTCTTCGAGCCCCACGCGGTCGTGCTCGCCGAGGAGCCCCGCACCATCGACAGCCTCTGGAAGCAGCGCCTGCGGTGGGCGAGAGGCAACGTGCAGCTGACCTCGATCTACCGCCATCTCTGGTTCCGACCCAGCCGCGTGCACAACCTGGGCAGCTTCGCGTTCGGTCTCGCGTGGTTCACCATCCTGCTGCTGCCGGCGTTCATGATCCTCGCCGCCACGGCGCTGCTCGTGCTGCTCGTCCTGCACAGCGACATCGCCGAGTTCGTCTTCCGGTTCATGTGGATCTCCGCAGCCTGCATCTATCTGTACTCGATGCTCTACGCGGTGCAGCTCGACGGGCGGATCGGCCGTCAATCCTGGCGCGAGGCGCTGATGTTCCCCGGACTCGGGGCTCTCATCCTGATGGCGATCGCGCTGTTCCCCTGGCTGTTCGAGGCGGGGCTGAGCGACCTCGGAATCGCCGTCACGGATGAGACCCGGTTCACCTGGGCGGTCATCTTCTATCTCTGGGGGCCGATCTCGATGCTCGGCATCTGGCTCGCACGCGCGGTGGAACGACTGCCGGGCGGCCGCTTCTTCGCCGGCCTCCTGCTCTACGTCTGCGGGTATGGGTCGCTTCTGTGCGCCATCACCGTGGATTCGTACATCAAAGAGTGGCGCCACGCCGACGCCGCATGGATCAAGACCGAGAAGATCGGACGGGTCGACTCATGA